One Bradyrhizobium zhanjiangense DNA segment encodes these proteins:
- the istB gene encoding IS21-like element helper ATPase IstB: protein MARAKKIMEATADPLDAMLARLQLSGIRDQLDSLLDEAARANLSARETLILLCEREIARKDHRRIEMALKLAHFPAVKELAGFDFEAQQSIDPKQIRDLAASRWIANGENVLLLGPPGVGKTHLSIALGREAILAGYTVQFTTATTLVAGLAKAHGERRLDEKLLALSKPKLLIVDELGYLPLEPDAAHLFFQLVSRRYETGAMLITSNRSVAEWGTVFADPVVATAILDRLLHHSHVLTIRGDSYRLRAKRKSGLIQPPPAGDGPPVGSASLRPVTVGNNLQPRS from the coding sequence ATGGCGCGGGCAAAGAAGATAATGGAAGCAACGGCCGATCCGCTCGATGCCATGCTGGCGCGATTGCAGCTCTCCGGCATCCGCGATCAGCTCGACAGCCTGCTCGACGAGGCGGCGCGCGCGAACCTGTCGGCGCGTGAGACGCTGATCCTGCTGTGCGAGCGCGAGATCGCTCGCAAGGATCATCGCCGCATCGAGATGGCGCTGAAGCTCGCACACTTCCCTGCCGTGAAGGAACTGGCGGGCTTCGACTTCGAGGCGCAGCAGTCGATCGATCCGAAGCAGATCCGCGACCTGGCCGCGTCACGTTGGATCGCCAACGGCGAGAACGTGCTGCTGCTCGGACCGCCGGGCGTCGGTAAGACGCATCTGTCGATCGCGCTCGGGCGAGAGGCGATCCTGGCCGGGTACACGGTGCAGTTCACCACGGCGACGACGCTGGTCGCGGGCCTTGCCAAGGCGCATGGCGAACGGCGTCTGGACGAGAAACTGCTCGCGCTGTCGAAGCCAAAGCTACTGATCGTCGACGAGCTCGGCTACCTGCCGCTGGAACCTGACGCGGCACATCTGTTCTTCCAACTTGTCAGCCGGCGCTACGAAACTGGCGCCATGCTGATTACCTCGAACCGCAGTGTTGCCGAATGGGGCACCGTGTTCGCCGATCCCGTGGTCGCCACCGCGATCCTCGACCGGCTCTTGCACCACAGCCACGTGCTGACGATCCGCGGCGACAGTTACCGGCTCCGCGCCAAGCGCAAGAGCGGCCTCATCCAGCCGCCGCCCGCCGGTGACGGCCCTCCGGTCGGCTCCGCCTCCCTCCGGCCCGTCACCGTCGGAAACAACCTTCAACCGAGATCATAA